One genomic segment of Pandoraea thiooxydans includes these proteins:
- the rpoH gene encoding RNA polymerase sigma factor RpoH, with the protein MSDAMTTQSHSPLAVKAQEARALTLSPSAMLPASVGNIDAYIQAVNRIPLLTADEERQLATEYRDHENLDAARRLVLSHLRLVVSVARNYLGYGLPHADLIQEGNIGLMKAVKRFDPAQGVRLVSYAIHWIKAEIHEYILRNWRMVKVATTKAQRKLFFNLRSHKQGVQAFTPEEIETVAKELNVKREEVAEMETRLSGGDIALEGKVEDGEEAFAPIAYLADTHNEPTAVLAARQHDRLQSDGLGSALDKLDARSRRIIEARWLNVRDDGSGGSTLHDLADEFGVSAERIRQIEVTAMKKMKTALQAYV; encoded by the coding sequence TTGAGCGACGCCATGACGACCCAGTCCCATTCTCCGCTTGCCGTTAAGGCGCAGGAGGCGCGCGCCCTGACGCTTTCCCCATCCGCGATGCTACCCGCCAGCGTGGGTAATATTGACGCCTACATCCAGGCCGTCAATCGGATTCCCCTGCTGACGGCCGACGAGGAGCGCCAACTCGCCACCGAATACCGCGACCATGAAAATCTCGATGCTGCCCGCCGGCTCGTGCTGTCGCATCTGCGCCTGGTTGTGTCGGTCGCCCGCAACTACCTGGGGTATGGCCTGCCGCACGCGGACTTGATTCAGGAAGGGAATATCGGCCTCATGAAGGCAGTCAAGCGCTTCGACCCCGCCCAGGGTGTGCGATTGGTCTCGTACGCCATCCACTGGATCAAGGCCGAGATCCATGAATATATCCTGCGCAATTGGCGCATGGTCAAGGTCGCCACCACTAAGGCGCAGCGCAAGCTGTTTTTCAATCTGCGCAGCCATAAACAAGGGGTGCAGGCGTTCACACCGGAAGAAATCGAAACGGTCGCCAAGGAATTGAACGTCAAGCGCGAGGAAGTTGCCGAAATGGAAACCCGCCTGTCGGGCGGCGACATCGCGCTCGAGGGCAAGGTCGAAGACGGCGAAGAAGCATTTGCGCCGATCGCCTACTTGGCCGACACCCACAATGAGCCCACCGCTGTGTTGGCGGCGCGCCAACATGACCGGCTGCAAAGCGACGGTCTCGGCAGCGCGCTGGATAAACTCGATGCACGCAGCCGCCGCATCATCGAGGCACGCTGGCTCAACGTTCGCGACGATGGCTCGGGTGGATCGACGTTGCACGATCTGGCCGACGAATTCGGTGTCTCTGCGGAACGAATTCGGCAAATCGAAGTGACAGCCATGAAAAAAATGAAAACGGCCCTGCAGGCATACGTCTAA
- a CDS encoding IS110-like element ISPath1 family transposase produces MQNVTLVGIDLGKHSFHLHGQDRHGKAVFRKKVSRKQLVEFFATFHACTLVMEACAGAHHMARQLAGFGHQVKLISPQFVRPFVKSNKNDFVDAEAICEAASRPSMRFVTPKTESQQTLSALHRVRESLVRDRTKTINQIHGFLLEFGISLPVGNAVITRLPAVLAEHRLPPRLIAILERLHAHFKYLSEQIGEIDKEMARQLADDELGCRLLSIPGVGPITASVLASEMGDGQQYGSSRDFAASIGLVPRQYSTGGRANLLGISKRGDKNLRRLLVQCARSYMQRLDRHSGRLADWVRAMLRRRHSNVVACALANKLARTAWALATRRTTFDAGASAMPA; encoded by the coding sequence ATGCAGAATGTTACGCTGGTTGGAATCGATCTAGGCAAGCACTCGTTTCACCTTCATGGTCAGGACCGGCACGGCAAGGCCGTGTTTCGCAAGAAGGTGAGCCGCAAGCAACTGGTCGAGTTTTTCGCTACGTTTCACGCCTGCACGCTGGTCATGGAGGCCTGTGCCGGGGCCCATCACATGGCCCGCCAACTGGCCGGGTTCGGACACCAGGTCAAGCTTATCTCCCCCCAGTTCGTGCGGCCCTTCGTCAAGAGCAACAAGAACGACTTCGTGGACGCCGAGGCGATCTGCGAGGCGGCGTCGCGCCCGTCCATGCGGTTCGTCACGCCCAAGACGGAGTCGCAGCAAACCTTGTCGGCCCTGCACCGGGTCCGTGAGTCACTGGTGCGCGATCGCACCAAAACTATCAACCAGATACACGGCTTCCTACTGGAGTTCGGCATCAGCCTGCCGGTTGGCAACGCTGTCATCACGCGTCTGCCGGCTGTGCTCGCCGAACATCGGTTACCGCCGCGCCTGATCGCGATCCTCGAACGCCTGCACGCTCACTTCAAGTACCTCAGTGAGCAGATTGGCGAAATCGACAAGGAGATGGCCCGCCAACTCGCCGATGACGAGCTCGGCTGCCGCCTGCTGTCGATCCCAGGCGTCGGCCCTATTACAGCCAGTGTGCTTGCCAGCGAGATGGGCGATGGTCAGCAGTACGGGTCCAGCCGCGATTTCGCTGCGTCGATTGGCTTGGTGCCGCGCCAGTACAGTACTGGCGGCAGGGCCAACCTGCTGGGGATCAGCAAGCGGGGTGACAAGAATCTCCGGCGCCTGCTAGTCCAGTGTGCCCGCTCCTACATGCAGCGACTCGATCGGCACAGCGGTCGGCTCGCCGACTGGGTCCGCGCCATGCTGAGGCGACGGCACTCGAACGTGGTGGCCTGCGCGTTGGCGAACAAGCTGGCGCGCACCGCGTGGGCGCTGGCGACTCGTCGCACCACCTTCGATGCGGGCGCGAGCGCCATGCCTGCCTAA
- the cydP gene encoding cytochrome oxidase putative small subunit CydP, which produces MGRQRVKSESPHSFASDPRAFRLWIANPGQFRHWLRRHPFGRDIAVVLLAKVALLAAIKFAFFNRPVAEHMRLPPNEVARALLSPQIAQQEGARHAQ; this is translated from the coding sequence ATGGGAAGGCAACGCGTGAAGTCAGAATCCCCACACTCCTTTGCCAGCGACCCACGCGCCTTTCGTCTGTGGATCGCAAATCCGGGGCAATTTCGGCATTGGCTTCGGCGGCACCCATTCGGCCGGGATATAGCAGTCGTTCTGCTGGCCAAGGTAGCTTTGCTGGCGGCCATCAAGTTCGCTTTTTTCAATCGCCCCGTCGCGGAACATATGCGCCTGCCGCCGAACGAAGTCGCGCGTGCTCTGCTTTCCCCACAAATCGCTCAACAAGAAGGTGCTCGCCATGCCCAGTAG
- a CDS encoding nuclear transport factor 2 family protein encodes MPVKNIDTVRALESARYAAMIEGDVEQLDAMLYDDLLYVHSNGKRETKEQFLGALSAGRRRYHDIEIQTQELREFGDTVLVTGKLRIELESATGPLSSLMTYIAVHVLQKNQWQLISWQATRMASE; translated from the coding sequence ATGCCTGTCAAGAATATCGACACGGTTCGCGCCCTGGAATCAGCCCGCTATGCGGCAATGATCGAGGGCGACGTGGAGCAGCTCGATGCGATGCTCTACGATGATCTCCTTTATGTGCATTCGAACGGCAAGCGCGAAACCAAGGAGCAATTCCTCGGTGCGCTGTCAGCGGGCCGACGCCGCTACCACGATATCGAGATCCAAACCCAGGAATTGCGCGAATTCGGCGACACAGTGCTTGTCACGGGCAAGCTCCGTATCGAATTGGAGAGTGCCACCGGGCCATTGTCGTCGTTGATGACCTATATCGCCGTTCACGTGCTGCAGAAAAACCAGTGGCAGCTGATTTCATGGCAGGCGACCCGTATGGCATCGGAGTGA
- the cydX gene encoding cytochrome bd-I oxidase subunit CydX — translation MWYFTWILGVGVALAFGIINVMWLEAHEDFERREQDGNAS, via the coding sequence ATGTGGTATTTCACCTGGATTTTGGGCGTCGGTGTCGCCCTGGCCTTTGGCATCATCAATGTCATGTGGCTGGAGGCCCATGAAGACTTTGAGCGCCGCGAGCAGGACGGCAACGCAAGCTGA
- a CDS encoding cytochrome ubiquinol oxidase subunit I: protein MPSSEIVDLSRLQFAITALYHFLFVPLTLGLSWLLVIMESVYVMTGKQIYKDMTQFWGKLFGINFAMGVTTGLTLEFQFGTNWAYYSHYVGDIFGIPLAVEGLMAFFLESTFVGLFFFGWDKLSSVKHLIVTFLVALGSNLSALWILIANGWMNNPVGAKFNYETMRMELVSLSEVIFNPVAQVKFVHTVAAGYVTAAMFVLGVSAWYLLKKRDVQFALRSFAVAAGFGLASTLSVIVLGDESGYATGEVQKVKLAVIESEWETNPAPAPFTVFGIPNQKEERTDYALRIPYALGLMATRSLDTPVIGIKDLKQEHVQRIKRGMIAYAALEKLKAGDKSPATKAIFEANAHDLGYALLLKKYTPTVVDATPEQIRQAADDSIPRVAPVFWSFRFMVGLGFTFLLTFILAFWYCARRKLTSNGKRWFLRWAVIAIPLPWIAAELGWIVAEYGRQPWTIAGILPTHLSASTLQPGDLYFSLAGFIFFYTLLFVIEMFLMIKYIRIGPSSLHSGRYHHEQTPQSVTSN, encoded by the coding sequence ATGCCCAGTAGCGAAATCGTCGATCTCTCTCGCCTGCAGTTCGCCATTACGGCGCTTTATCACTTTCTGTTTGTCCCCCTGACCTTGGGGCTGTCCTGGCTGCTCGTCATCATGGAGTCGGTTTATGTGATGACCGGCAAGCAGATATACAAGGACATGACCCAGTTCTGGGGCAAGCTGTTCGGCATCAATTTCGCCATGGGCGTCACGACAGGATTGACGCTGGAGTTTCAGTTCGGCACGAACTGGGCGTACTACTCTCACTATGTCGGCGATATTTTCGGCATCCCGCTGGCAGTCGAAGGCCTGATGGCATTCTTCCTTGAATCGACATTCGTTGGCCTGTTCTTCTTCGGCTGGGACAAGCTGTCGAGCGTGAAGCACTTGATCGTGACCTTCCTGGTCGCGCTCGGCTCCAACCTCTCGGCGCTGTGGATATTGATCGCGAATGGCTGGATGAACAACCCGGTTGGCGCCAAGTTCAACTACGAGACCATGCGTATGGAACTGGTCAGCTTGAGCGAAGTGATCTTCAACCCGGTAGCCCAGGTAAAGTTCGTTCATACCGTTGCCGCTGGCTACGTCACTGCAGCCATGTTCGTGCTCGGCGTGTCGGCTTGGTATCTATTGAAAAAACGCGATGTCCAGTTCGCGTTGCGCTCTTTCGCCGTGGCCGCTGGGTTCGGCCTCGCTTCGACGCTGTCGGTCATCGTGCTTGGCGATGAGTCCGGTTACGCGACCGGTGAAGTGCAGAAAGTCAAATTGGCGGTCATCGAATCGGAATGGGAAACCAACCCCGCTCCCGCGCCATTTACGGTATTCGGCATTCCAAACCAAAAGGAAGAGCGTACGGACTATGCATTACGCATCCCGTACGCGCTCGGTCTGATGGCCACCCGTTCGCTGGATACGCCAGTTATCGGCATCAAGGATCTGAAACAGGAGCACGTGCAGCGAATCAAGCGCGGAATGATTGCCTATGCCGCGCTCGAGAAACTCAAAGCCGGCGATAAATCACCGGCCACGAAGGCCATTTTCGAGGCTAACGCTCACGATCTCGGGTATGCGCTGCTCTTGAAGAAATACACGCCCACCGTCGTCGATGCCACGCCGGAACAGATACGGCAAGCGGCAGACGACTCGATTCCACGTGTCGCGCCTGTCTTCTGGTCGTTCCGCTTCATGGTCGGGCTGGGATTCACGTTCCTGCTGACATTCATACTGGCCTTCTGGTATTGCGCGCGCCGGAAACTGACGTCCAACGGCAAACGCTGGTTCCTGCGCTGGGCCGTGATCGCCATCCCGCTTCCCTGGATCGCTGCGGAATTGGGTTGGATCGTTGCCGAGTATGGCCGGCAGCCCTGGACCATCGCGGGCATCCTGCCGACCCATTTGTCGGCGTCGACGCTTCAGCCGGGCGACCTGTATTTCAGCCTGGCCGGCTTCATCTTCTTCTACACGTTGCTGTTCGTCATCGAGATGTTCCTGATGATCAAATACATTCGCATCGGCCCATCGTCGCTCCATAGCGGGCGTTACCACCATGAACAGACGCCGCAATCCGTCACGTCCAATTAA
- a CDS encoding twin transmembrane helix small protein gives MRIIVAIAFVLILGSLASALVFMMKDKGTTNRAVHSLMFRVGFSISLFLFILFANWMGWIHSTGIRY, from the coding sequence ATGCGTATTATTGTTGCCATTGCATTTGTCCTGATTCTCGGAAGCCTGGCTTCCGCGCTGGTCTTCATGATGAAGGACAAGGGAACGACCAACCGCGCGGTTCATTCGCTGATGTTCCGGGTCGGCTTTTCGATCAGTCTGTTCCTGTTCATTTTATTCGCCAACTGGATGGGCTGGATTCACAGCACCGGCATCCGCTACTGA
- a CDS encoding SURF1 family protein, producing the protein MAVFLGIALTCGLGVWQLQRAHERLARQARIDQWADAAPIQVGRAPLSLSAVAYHRVRVVGRFLPERAVYLDNRPHNGLPGFYVVMPLEIDGSGAPRYVLVNRGWLPRDLRDRTAIMPYPTPVGLVEVEGIARANPSRAFELGNGSPPGAAIRQNLDVAAYEKETGLTLQPFVIMQTSPLNDHLIRDWPKPTMDVARNYGYAAQWFGLALVLLLMSLRMAYKRGRAVIRSAEKTPNE; encoded by the coding sequence ATGGCGGTGTTTTTGGGCATCGCGCTGACCTGCGGGTTGGGCGTGTGGCAATTGCAGCGGGCGCACGAGAGGCTGGCGCGCCAGGCGCGGATCGACCAGTGGGCGGATGCCGCGCCCATTCAGGTCGGGCGGGCGCCGTTGAGCCTGTCGGCTGTGGCGTATCACCGCGTCAGGGTGGTCGGACGGTTCCTGCCGGAGCGCGCCGTATATTTGGATAACCGGCCGCATAACGGCCTGCCCGGATTTTACGTGGTGATGCCGCTGGAGATAGATGGCTCGGGCGCTCCGCGCTATGTGCTGGTCAATCGTGGCTGGCTGCCGCGCGATTTACGGGATCGCACCGCGATCATGCCCTATCCCACCCCGGTGGGTCTGGTCGAGGTCGAAGGCATCGCCAGGGCCAATCCCAGCCGGGCGTTCGAGCTCGGCAATGGCTCCCCGCCGGGCGCAGCGATTCGGCAGAACCTTGACGTGGCCGCTTATGAGAAAGAGACGGGGCTGACATTGCAGCCGTTTGTTATCATGCAGACCAGTCCGTTGAACGACCACCTGATACGGGATTGGCCAAAGCCGACGATGGACGTGGCGCGCAATTATGGCTATGCCGCGCAATGGTTCGGCTTGGCGCTGGTGCTGTTGCTGATGAGCTTGCGCATGGCATACAAGCGCGGACGAGCCGTGATCCGGTCGGCAGAGAAAACCCCCAATGAGTGA
- the cydB gene encoding cytochrome d ubiquinol oxidase subunit II: MDYTTLKLIWWVLIGVLLIGFALTDGFDMGVGALLPFLGKTDSERRIIINTVGPTWEGNQVWFVTAGGAIFAAWPLVYASAFSGLYVALLLVLFALFFRPVGFDYRSKLDNPQWRSAWDWALFAGSTVPALVFGVAFGNLLQGVPFFFDRDLRVTYTGSFWALLNPFALLCGLISLLMLVSHGAAFLRTKTDGAVAARASRILRITSLLTVSLFLVAGVFVAKIIPGYYLLTDSTVTDGPANPLLKSVFSAPGLWLSNYSQYPWMIIAPLLGCVGALLAALLANSRLQKSGFMATGLMIIGIILTAGCSMFPFVMPSSSSPQSSLTLWDAASSKLTLEIMLLTVIVFLPVVLLYTGWVYRVIRGRVTAETIEQNKHSMY, translated from the coding sequence TTGGATTACACAACACTTAAATTGATCTGGTGGGTGCTGATCGGCGTGCTGCTGATCGGCTTTGCGTTGACCGACGGTTTCGACATGGGTGTCGGCGCGCTACTGCCGTTTCTCGGCAAGACTGATAGCGAAAGACGCATCATCATCAACACGGTCGGACCAACCTGGGAGGGCAACCAGGTCTGGTTCGTTACCGCCGGCGGCGCCATATTCGCCGCCTGGCCGCTGGTGTACGCCAGCGCGTTTTCTGGGCTCTATGTCGCGTTGCTGCTGGTGCTCTTTGCTCTCTTTTTCCGGCCGGTCGGCTTCGATTACCGCAGCAAGCTGGACAACCCGCAGTGGCGAAGCGCCTGGGACTGGGCGCTGTTTGCCGGCAGTACCGTGCCCGCACTCGTGTTCGGAGTCGCCTTCGGCAATCTGCTGCAGGGCGTCCCGTTCTTTTTCGACCGGGATCTGCGCGTGACGTACACAGGCTCCTTCTGGGCGCTTTTGAATCCGTTCGCACTGCTGTGCGGGCTGATCAGCCTGCTCATGCTTGTCTCGCACGGCGCGGCATTTCTGAGAACCAAGACGGATGGTGCGGTCGCTGCCAGGGCGTCACGAATTCTTCGGATCACGTCGCTGCTCACCGTGTCGCTATTTCTGGTCGCGGGCGTCTTCGTCGCGAAAATCATCCCGGGTTACTACCTCCTGACGGATTCGACAGTGACCGACGGCCCCGCTAACCCGCTGTTGAAATCGGTATTTAGCGCTCCCGGGCTGTGGCTGAGCAACTACTCGCAATATCCATGGATGATCATCGCGCCGCTGCTCGGATGTGTCGGCGCCCTGCTCGCCGCGTTGCTGGCGAATTCCCGGCTGCAAAAATCCGGATTCATGGCAACCGGCTTGATGATTATCGGCATCATCCTGACTGCGGGCTGCTCGATGTTTCCGTTCGTCATGCCCTCGTCGAGCTCGCCGCAAAGCAGCCTGACGCTATGGGATGCCGCGTCCAGCAAATTGACGCTCGAAATCATGCTGCTCACCGTGATCGTATTCCTGCCTGTCGTGCTGCTGTATACCGGCTGGGTCTATCGCGTGATCCGCGGCCGTGTCACGGCCGAAACGATCGAGCAGAACAAACATTCGATGTATTAA
- the cyoE gene encoding heme o synthase has product MESTTAPSLPANRFAQYWSLTKPRVTQLAVFCAVIGMFLSTRGMVPWQVLIGGTIGIWLLAGAAFAINCLVEQKVDALMRRTAWRPSARGEITPLQIIVFSAVLGGTGMWVLDTFANALTMWLTFATFVGYAIIYTIVLKPATPQNIVIGGAAGAMPPALGWAAVTGSVPPEAWMLVLIIFVWTPPHFWALALYRRQDYVKSGLPMLPVTHGERFTRLHILLYTIVLFAVSLMPYAYGMNGLTYLTGAVILGGIFLAYAWKLWRAYSDQLARKTFRYSIVYLSLIFAALLIDHYIRIFAHV; this is encoded by the coding sequence ATGGAAAGTACCACTGCCCCCTCACTCCCGGCCAATCGCTTCGCACAGTATTGGTCGCTTACCAAACCTCGCGTCACGCAGTTGGCGGTGTTTTGCGCCGTCATCGGCATGTTTCTGTCGACGCGCGGGATGGTGCCGTGGCAAGTGCTGATCGGCGGCACGATTGGTATTTGGCTGCTCGCGGGCGCCGCGTTCGCCATCAATTGCCTGGTCGAGCAGAAAGTCGATGCGCTGATGCGTCGCACGGCCTGGCGCCCCTCGGCACGCGGGGAAATCACCCCGCTGCAGATCATCGTCTTCTCGGCTGTGCTCGGCGGCACGGGCATGTGGGTACTCGATACCTTTGCCAATGCACTGACGATGTGGCTGACCTTCGCCACGTTCGTCGGTTACGCGATCATCTATACGATCGTTCTCAAACCGGCGACGCCGCAGAATATCGTTATTGGAGGCGCTGCTGGCGCCATGCCCCCGGCTCTCGGTTGGGCGGCCGTCACGGGCTCGGTACCACCGGAAGCCTGGATGCTGGTTCTGATTATCTTTGTGTGGACGCCACCGCATTTTTGGGCGTTGGCTTTGTACCGGCGTCAAGACTACGTTAAATCGGGTCTGCCGATGTTGCCGGTGACACACGGCGAGCGATTCACCCGCCTGCATATCTTGCTCTACACCATCGTGCTGTTCGCCGTGTCGCTGATGCCCTATGCGTACGGCATGAACGGACTCACGTATTTGACCGGAGCAGTGATTCTCGGCGGGATTTTCCTGGCTTACGCCTGGAAGCTTTGGCGCGCTTACTCGGATCAATTGGCGCGCAAAACTTTCAGGTACTCGATTGTCTATCTCTCCCTGATTTTTGCCGCGCTCCTGATCGATCATTACATACGTATCTTCGCCCACGTCTGA
- the ybiB gene encoding DNA-binding protein YbiB produces MTAPFACSDLLKTIARGGAGARALPRDDAQRLFAAILNGQVGDIELGAVLVAYRIKGETPDELAGMLAAAQACIAQLVCPGERLPVVLPSYNGARKQPNLTPLLALLLAREGVPVLVHGVSGNSSSRVTSAAIFAALGHAPALSVDSAQDALARGYPAFMPIEALSAPLAHLLEMRAVIGVRNSGHTLVKLLQPFRQPALRLVNFTHPEYRDTLTTLFTDPVFAGPAGVLLARGTEGEPVADARRQAAMDWLRGGRKSCLVAADAGPLEQVPALPASDANSTAAWIREVLSGKTPVPAPIARQVDAILQICRQHPSPAAGVPAA; encoded by the coding sequence ATGACTGCCCCCTTTGCCTGCTCCGATTTGCTCAAGACCATCGCGCGCGGTGGCGCCGGCGCTCGCGCGCTCCCTCGCGACGACGCCCAAAGGCTGTTCGCCGCGATTCTCAACGGGCAAGTTGGCGACATCGAACTCGGCGCTGTCCTGGTCGCCTATCGCATCAAGGGTGAGACGCCGGACGAGCTGGCCGGCATGCTCGCAGCGGCGCAGGCTTGCATCGCGCAGCTGGTGTGTCCGGGCGAACGCCTGCCGGTCGTTTTACCCAGTTATAACGGGGCGCGCAAACAGCCAAATCTGACCCCATTATTGGCGTTACTGCTGGCTCGCGAAGGGGTGCCGGTCCTGGTACACGGGGTGAGCGGCAACTCTTCCTCGCGGGTGACCAGCGCCGCCATTTTTGCCGCCCTGGGTCACGCTCCCGCGCTCTCGGTCGATTCGGCCCAGGACGCTCTGGCGCGCGGATATCCGGCGTTTATGCCAATCGAAGCGCTGTCTGCCCCGCTTGCCCATCTGCTGGAGATGCGTGCGGTGATTGGCGTTCGCAATTCCGGACACACGCTGGTCAAGTTACTGCAGCCGTTTCGGCAGCCAGCGCTCAGGTTGGTCAATTTTACCCACCCGGAGTATCGGGACACCCTGACGACACTGTTCACCGATCCGGTGTTCGCCGGACCGGCCGGAGTGCTGCTGGCGCGCGGCACCGAGGGCGAGCCGGTCGCCGACGCCCGCCGTCAGGCGGCGATGGATTGGCTGCGGGGGGGACGAAAAAGCTGCCTGGTAGCGGCCGATGCCGGTCCGCTGGAGCAGGTTCCGGCGCTGCCGGCAAGCGACGCGAACAGCACCGCGGCCTGGATTCGGGAGGTTTTGAGCGGCAAAACCCCCGTGCCGGCACCGATCGCGCGACAAGTCGACGCGATCCTGCAGATCTGCCGGCAACACCCGTCACCCGCGGCCGGTGTGCCGGCTGCCTGA
- a CDS encoding SCO family protein, which yields MKASDSGETELTMHSTARISAARRRCRARLTIIAIFVVCAAPIVAAFFAYFVVKPHGGQTNYGELIAPQRPIPADLQVLDEAGRPIALAAFKGKWLMVSADSGTCDKACVTKLYYMRQIRTLQGEQRARVLPVWLVTDDAPIQPKIRTAYAQTRMLRADPAALRAWLPASADTSLRDHIYLVDPVGHLMMIFPKNPDPVKINQDLVKLLKWSSVG from the coding sequence ATGAAGGCATCGGACTCCGGTGAAACCGAATTGACCATGCACTCGACCGCCCGGATTTCGGCGGCGCGGAGGCGATGCCGCGCCCGGCTGACGATCATCGCGATATTTGTCGTGTGCGCGGCGCCGATCGTGGCTGCATTTTTCGCTTATTTTGTCGTCAAGCCGCACGGCGGCCAGACCAACTATGGTGAGTTGATTGCACCGCAGCGCCCGATTCCCGCGGATCTCCAGGTGCTTGATGAAGCGGGCAGGCCAATCGCACTGGCCGCGTTCAAGGGCAAGTGGCTAATGGTAAGCGCTGACAGCGGTACATGCGACAAGGCGTGTGTGACGAAACTTTATTACATGCGCCAGATTCGGACGCTGCAAGGTGAGCAGCGCGCTCGCGTTCTCCCCGTCTGGCTGGTAACCGACGATGCGCCAATTCAGCCGAAAATCCGCACCGCCTATGCCCAGACACGTATGCTACGGGCCGATCCGGCTGCATTGCGGGCATGGTTGCCGGCGTCTGCCGACACCAGTCTGCGTGATCATATCTATCTGGTGGATCCGGTCGGTCACCTGATGATGATATTTCCCAAGAATCCGGATCCGGTAAAAATCAATCAGGATCTGGTGAAACTGCTTAAATGGTCGAGCGTCGGCTGA
- a CDS encoding COX15/CtaA family protein, which yields MYVLQLGLIGLSIALIPLLYVKTKGNRNKFRKLAWVAVFFTFDLIMFGSFTRLTDSGLGCPDWPGCYATATPFLAHSEIRAAETALPTGPVTFTKAWIEMIHRYFAMAIGVLIITLMVLAWVKRKELKQSPWLPTGAFLLVCLQGAFGAWTVTMKLQPIIVTTHLLLALTLLGVLTWLASRQEIVVPDGTLLRWRWFALGGLVLLAMQIALGGWVSTNYAVLACTHFPKCRGDWIPPMDFAHGFKLWRALGRTAGGEIIPMDALVAIHWVHRTFAFVVIPYLTWLGVRLRRVTALRKTATLLLLMLLAQLLTGLGNILLKWPLPIAVAHTGGAAFMLLLLVMLNYHIVTAGRLARAQTRQHSPQADSLGNAGSRSV from the coding sequence ATGTATGTCCTTCAATTGGGGCTGATCGGCCTGTCTATCGCGCTGATCCCGCTGCTTTACGTCAAGACTAAAGGGAATCGCAACAAATTTCGCAAATTGGCGTGGGTAGCAGTGTTTTTCACCTTCGACCTGATCATGTTCGGCAGTTTCACCCGCTTGACGGACTCCGGGCTGGGATGCCCGGACTGGCCGGGTTGTTACGCCACAGCTACGCCATTTCTTGCACACAGTGAGATTCGTGCAGCCGAAACGGCCCTGCCCACCGGACCGGTCACTTTCACGAAAGCATGGATCGAAATGATCCATCGCTATTTTGCGATGGCCATTGGCGTTCTCATCATTACCTTGATGGTGCTGGCCTGGGTAAAGCGCAAGGAACTCAAGCAGTCGCCGTGGCTGCCAACGGGCGCTTTTCTTCTGGTCTGTTTGCAGGGGGCCTTCGGCGCCTGGACGGTGACGATGAAATTGCAGCCCATCATCGTCACCACGCACCTGCTGTTGGCGCTCACGTTATTGGGCGTGCTGACCTGGCTGGCCTCGCGTCAGGAGATCGTTGTGCCAGACGGGACGTTGCTGCGATGGCGTTGGTTCGCGCTCGGTGGCTTGGTGTTGCTGGCGATGCAGATTGCGCTCGGTGGATGGGTCAGCACGAATTACGCAGTGCTGGCATGTACCCATTTCCCGAAATGTCGCGGTGATTGGATCCCTCCCATGGATTTCGCCCATGGCTTTAAGTTATGGCGCGCACTTGGGCGCACGGCCGGCGGGGAAATTATTCCGATGGATGCATTGGTGGCGATTCACTGGGTGCACCGCACCTTCGCCTTCGTCGTCATTCCGTATTTGACCTGGCTCGGCGTTCGATTGCGTCGCGTGACCGCCCTGAGAAAGACAGCTACGCTGCTCTTGCTGATGCTGCTGGCGCAATTGCTTACTGGATTGGGGAATATTTTACTTAAATGGCCGCTGCCTATCGCCGTGGCTCACACGGGCGGCGCGGCCTTCATGCTGTTATTGCTTGTTATGTTAAACTATCACATCGTTACGGCCGGGCGTTTGGCACGTGCTCAGACACGCCAGCACTCGCCCCAGGCTGACTCGCTTGGCAACGCAGGCTCCCGCTCGGTGTAG